The Deinococcus roseus genome window below encodes:
- the moaA gene encoding GTP 3',8-cyclase MoaA, with amino-acid sequence MLDTLGRPLKDLRISVTDRCNMRCAYCMPKEVFGPDYAFLPQKELLSFEEIERVARLFVQLGVSKLRLTGGEPLLRKGLPDLVARLSALEGVEDIALTTNGLLLPQLARPLKEAGLKRVTISLDALDDETFGRMNGLNIKVERVLQGIQAAEEAGFELIKINSVIKKSENLHAVLDLAEHFRGTPHTLRFIEFMDVGNHNHWDMKDVLPSRDILALIHDKHPLEPVNPNYKGEVAKRYRYTDGQGEIGFISSVTDAFCGTCSRARISSDGQIYTCLFGTFGYDLKTPLRAGETDDQLLERIAKLWSLRADRYSEERAVKPRDQKIEMSRIGG; translated from the coding sequence ATGCTTGACACGCTGGGCCGCCCCTTGAAAGACCTGAGAATTTCGGTGACAGACCGCTGCAACATGCGTTGCGCCTACTGCATGCCAAAAGAGGTTTTCGGGCCAGATTATGCTTTTCTGCCCCAGAAGGAACTCCTCAGCTTCGAGGAAATCGAACGGGTGGCAAGGCTTTTTGTGCAGCTGGGGGTGAGCAAACTGCGCCTTACAGGAGGAGAACCCCTGCTGCGCAAAGGGCTTCCTGATCTGGTTGCAAGGCTTTCTGCCCTTGAAGGTGTGGAGGACATCGCCCTGACCACCAACGGCCTGCTCCTCCCTCAACTGGCCCGACCCCTCAAAGAAGCAGGTCTGAAGCGGGTCACCATCAGCCTGGATGCCCTTGACGATGAGACTTTTGGACGCATGAATGGCCTGAACATCAAAGTCGAACGGGTTTTGCAAGGCATTCAGGCTGCCGAGGAGGCGGGTTTTGAGCTGATCAAAATCAACTCGGTGATCAAGAAAAGCGAAAACTTGCATGCGGTGCTGGATCTGGCAGAGCATTTCCGGGGAACGCCCCACACCCTCAGGTTCATTGAGTTCATGGATGTGGGCAACCACAACCACTGGGACATGAAAGACGTGCTTCCCAGCCGTGACATTCTGGCCCTGATCCACGACAAACACCCGCTGGAACCCGTGAACCCCAATTACAAGGGTGAAGTGGCAAAACGCTACAGGTACACGGACGGTCAGGGGGAAATTGGCTTCATCAGCAGCGTGACCGATGCCTTCTGTGGCACCTGCTCCAGGGCCCGCATTTCCAGCGATGGCCAGATTTACACCTGTCTGTTTGGCACCTTCGGGTATGACCTGAAAACCCCGCTCAGGGCAGGGGAGACCGATGATCAACTTCTGGAACGGATTGCAAAACTCTGGTCCCTCCGAGCAGACCGTTACTCTGAAGAACGGGCCGTCAAGCCCAGAGACCAGAAAATCGAAATGTCCCGCATCGGGGGGTAA
- a CDS encoding MerR family transcriptional regulator encodes MNKTTPLYTASEVEERAGIAANTLRQWERRYGIPNPSRAANGYRLYSQNDLECIQFIQAHIENGVTVSRAVELLKSQQNPEASETQTGEHTKVVQDLVDVCLKSDQNRALQLLNYASISFTVEDVLLKIIEPTLTRMGELWAQGHITVAEEHQATAFLRGRIQILLDLLGQPLDGPRVIVACAPGEHHEIGPLMISVLLRKRGVQVHYIGANTPLDDLVHYATNHQGDGILISVGLAANTDILKLHASSLKQLKIPVFMGGALINAEPALAEEFGGKYLGADTLHAVEQMVQMLEGVV; translated from the coding sequence ATGAACAAAACCACTCCACTGTACACTGCCTCAGAAGTCGAAGAACGCGCTGGCATCGCAGCCAACACCCTCAGACAATGGGAAAGGCGTTACGGCATTCCCAATCCCAGCCGTGCAGCCAATGGATATCGGCTGTACAGCCAGAACGACCTGGAGTGCATTCAATTCATTCAGGCCCACATCGAAAATGGAGTCACAGTCAGCCGGGCTGTGGAGCTGTTGAAAAGCCAGCAAAACCCAGAAGCTTCAGAAACACAGACCGGTGAGCACACAAAGGTTGTTCAAGATCTGGTGGACGTGTGCCTGAAGTCTGACCAGAACCGGGCTTTGCAGCTGCTCAATTATGCCTCCATCTCCTTCACCGTGGAAGATGTGCTGCTGAAAATCATCGAACCCACCCTGACCCGTATGGGAGAATTGTGGGCACAGGGACACATCACCGTTGCTGAGGAGCACCAGGCCACTGCTTTCTTGCGAGGAAGAATCCAGATTCTGCTGGATTTGCTGGGACAACCCCTGGATGGACCCAGGGTCATTGTGGCCTGCGCTCCAGGCGAACACCACGAAATTGGTCCTTTGATGATCAGCGTGCTGCTGCGCAAACGCGGTGTCCAGGTGCACTACATCGGAGCCAACACACCTCTGGATGACCTGGTCCACTACGCCACCAACCACCAAGGAGATGGCATCCTGATCAGCGTGGGCCTGGCCGCAAACACCGACATCCTCAAACTGCATGCCAGCAGCCTGAAACAACTCAAAATCCCAGTGTTCATGGGAGGGGCACTGATCAACGCAGAACCAGCACTGGCGGAAGAATTCGGAGGCAAATACCTGGGTGCAGACACCTTGCATGCCGTTGAGCAGATGGTCCAGATGCTGGAAGGGGTTGTATGA
- a CDS encoding CAP domain-containing protein, whose amino-acid sequence MQQRFALMAGALLLAVSCNQSRPVASEPEVTTIPAENSILPQATSTINSQILTLVNQARATARVCGTTSYKVAPALKLNTLLTNAAQLHSQDMASKNFFSHTGSNGSSPFTRITAQGYKWRTAGENIAAGYATAQTVVSGWLASPGHCANIMNPNFKDLGVGYAYSSTSTYKHYWTNTFAAPY is encoded by the coding sequence ATGCAACAACGCTTCGCTTTGATGGCAGGTGCCCTCCTGCTCGCTGTTTCCTGCAATCAATCCCGTCCTGTGGCTTCTGAGCCTGAAGTCACCACCATCCCTGCAGAAAACAGCATCCTTCCTCAGGCCACCAGCACCATCAACAGCCAGATCCTGACCCTGGTCAATCAGGCCAGGGCCACTGCAAGGGTGTGTGGAACCACCTCTTACAAAGTTGCTCCTGCCCTGAAACTCAACACCCTGCTCACCAATGCAGCACAACTTCACAGCCAGGACATGGCCAGCAAAAACTTCTTCAGTCACACAGGCAGCAACGGCAGCAGTCCCTTCACCCGCATCACCGCACAGGGCTACAAATGGCGAACTGCTGGAGAAAACATTGCTGCTGGTTATGCCACAGCCCAGACCGTGGTCTCTGGCTGGCTCGCCAGCCCTGGACACTGCGCAAACATCATGAACCCCAATTTCAAAGATCTGGGTGTGGGATATGCCTACAGCAGCACCAGCACCTACAAACATTACTGGACCAACACTTTCGCTGCACCTTACTGA
- a CDS encoding barstar family protein, translating into MSHLEKTDQNWEWPTVVVDASIKQVWELFDRFGACVFDHQHQHLNPIMLDSSYFGAGFNGFLDCLVSLYDLHLEKITIVHHDFPVLEDEDMYIYFECLQDFCSAWREGNMKIEIVFQMDWREEVERILKKTELI; encoded by the coding sequence GTGTCTCATCTGGAAAAGACAGATCAGAACTGGGAGTGGCCCACGGTGGTTGTGGATGCCTCCATCAAACAGGTATGGGAGCTTTTTGATCGATTTGGTGCGTGTGTTTTTGATCATCAGCACCAGCATCTGAATCCCATCATGCTGGATTCCAGTTATTTTGGAGCAGGATTCAATGGTTTTTTAGATTGTCTGGTGTCTCTGTATGACCTTCACCTTGAGAAGATCACCATTGTTCACCATGATTTTCCTGTTCTGGAGGACGAGGACATGTACATTTATTTTGAGTGCCTGCAGGATTTTTGTTCAGCCTGGAGAGAAGGCAACATGAAAATTGAAATTGTCTTTCAAATGGATTGGCGAGAAGAAGTGGAGAGGATCCTCAAAAAGACAGAACTTATCTGA
- a CDS encoding complex I NDUFA9 subunit family protein — MKVLITGASGFVGSAIVQEVQQAGHEVLAASRSGKAPEGMQGIKLDVTQEGETLKTIQEVQPEAIIHLVGIIRETRDQKFQKVHVQGTENVLKAAQQVGARYLHMSALGASKGHKSKYFDTKGQAEALVKASGLTYTIFQPSLIFGPGDDFFGNVLKDLVSAAPVVPVIGKGDFPFRPIWIGDVAAAFTQALRNPRTENQTFQLVGPKEYTFQELLDLELHALQRRKPLFHVPLLLMDLAVPMMQILPNPPITRDQYLMLKEGNTGDPAPATRILNLSMDHLEHWLPRILKA; from the coding sequence ATGAAAGTCCTGATCACCGGAGCCAGCGGTTTTGTCGGGTCTGCCATCGTGCAGGAAGTGCAGCAGGCAGGCCATGAGGTTCTGGCAGCTTCCCGTTCAGGGAAAGCCCCGGAAGGCATGCAGGGCATCAAACTGGACGTCACCCAGGAAGGAGAAACCCTGAAAACCATTCAGGAGGTGCAGCCAGAAGCCATCATCCACCTGGTGGGCATCATCCGGGAAACCCGCGATCAGAAGTTTCAGAAGGTGCACGTCCAGGGAACAGAAAATGTGCTGAAAGCTGCCCAGCAGGTCGGTGCCCGTTACCTGCACATGAGCGCTCTGGGGGCCAGCAAGGGACACAAAAGCAAATACTTTGACACCAAAGGGCAAGCAGAAGCGCTGGTCAAAGCCAGTGGCCTGACCTACACCATCTTCCAGCCCAGCCTGATTTTCGGTCCTGGCGATGACTTTTTCGGGAATGTGCTGAAAGACCTGGTCAGTGCTGCACCTGTGGTTCCTGTGATTGGCAAAGGGGATTTTCCTTTCAGGCCCATCTGGATTGGGGATGTGGCTGCAGCCTTTACGCAAGCCCTCAGAAACCCCAGAACCGAAAACCAGACTTTTCAACTGGTGGGACCCAAAGAGTACACCTTTCAGGAACTGCTGGATCTGGAACTTCATGCCCTGCAGCGCAGAAAACCCCTGTTTCATGTGCCCCTTCTCCTGATGGATCTGGCTGTCCCCATGATGCAGATTTTGCCAAATCCACCCATCACCAGAGACCAGTACCTGATGCTCAAAGAAGGCAACACCGGCGACCCTGCCCCCGCCACCCGCATCCTGAACCTCAGCATGGACCATCTGGAACACTGGCTGCCCAGAATTCTGAAAGCCTGA
- a CDS encoding Crp/Fnr family transcriptional regulator: MSEKVRLKRGQVLYREGEPSRSFYRCETGLLRILKVTTRGRPLTVRHILPGDFFGEEILDANPYQHSVEALTRCTITAFQIDELDEHLMRQVAVSFSDQLRRAMLHEYHLQIGDLRERVIRYLLELVDTPLGGENDENELYLRCTHELIAEGTSSTRESVSKIIMDLKQEGLIETGYRQITLKNLDMLKDQMIPPRIQEVQ; the protein is encoded by the coding sequence ATGAGCGAAAAAGTGCGTTTGAAAAGAGGGCAGGTGCTCTACAGAGAAGGAGAGCCCTCCAGATCATTCTACAGGTGCGAAACAGGCCTGTTGCGAATCCTGAAAGTCACCACCCGTGGCCGTCCCCTCACCGTGCGTCACATCCTTCCCGGCGATTTCTTTGGCGAAGAAATCCTGGATGCCAATCCTTACCAGCACAGCGTGGAAGCCCTCACCCGCTGCACCATCACCGCTTTCCAGATTGATGAACTGGACGAGCACCTGATGCGTCAGGTGGCGGTGTCTTTCAGCGATCAACTCAGAAGGGCCATGCTGCATGAATACCACCTGCAAATCGGTGACCTGCGGGAACGGGTCATCCGCTACCTGCTGGAACTGGTGGACACCCCCCTGGGTGGAGAAAACGACGAAAACGAGCTGTACCTGCGCTGCACCCATGAACTCATTGCAGAAGGCACCTCCAGCACCCGTGAAAGTGTCTCCAAGATCATCATGGACCTCAAACAGGAAGGCCTGATCGAAACCGGCTACCGCCAGATCACCCTGAAAAACCTGGACATGCTGAAAGACCAGATGATTCCTCCCAGAATCCAGGAAGTTCAATGA
- the typA gene encoding translational GTPase TypA, with the protein MEYRNIAIIAHVDHGKTTLVDGLLKQTVQLGHGEVIEERAMDSNQLEKERGITILAKNTAVMYKGVKINIVDTPGHADFGGEVERVLGMVDGCLLLVDAAEGPMPQTRFVLRKALELGLRPIVVINKIDRQDARPEEVVNLTFDLMAELGATDEQLDFPILYSISREGKAYRELENPKDDFSDLFDMVLEHCPAPAVDIAAPFQMLVTNLDYSEYLGRIVIGRVQRGKVKKGEFVNLMHKDGTMTKTRVSQPFTHLAMKRLEVDEVSAGDIVALAGIEDAQIGETVADLADPEALPIITVDEPTVSMVFQPNTSPFAGKEGKYVTSRHLNDRLKKEVMTNVSLKVEEIRPDEFKVSGRGELHLSILLETMRREGYEVQVGAPQVITRDIDGVMCEPVEHLVIDVPDQFSSTVIGVLSSRKGQMVNMEPQGSRVRVEFKIPSRALFGFRTQFLSMTQGEGIMSHIFDGYFPWAGELKTRQNGSLVSMENGPSFAYSIFKLQDRGTFFLDAGTEVYIGMIVGENAREGDMNVNICKNKKLTNVRSAGNDEALTLIPPKRLTLEDALEYIGEDELVEITPQNIRLRKKILNPSMRK; encoded by the coding sequence ATGGAATACCGCAACATTGCAATCATTGCCCACGTGGACCACGGGAAAACCACCCTGGTAGACGGGCTCCTCAAACAAACCGTACAACTCGGACACGGCGAAGTCATCGAAGAACGCGCCATGGACAGCAACCAGCTGGAAAAAGAGCGCGGAATCACCATTCTCGCCAAAAACACTGCTGTGATGTACAAAGGTGTCAAGATCAACATCGTGGACACCCCCGGACACGCCGACTTCGGTGGAGAAGTGGAACGCGTGCTGGGCATGGTGGACGGCTGCCTCCTGCTGGTGGACGCTGCCGAAGGTCCCATGCCCCAGACCCGTTTTGTGCTGCGCAAGGCCCTGGAACTGGGTCTGCGTCCCATCGTGGTGATCAACAAGATCGACCGCCAGGACGCCCGTCCCGAAGAAGTGGTCAACCTCACCTTCGACTTGATGGCCGAACTGGGTGCCACCGATGAGCAGCTCGATTTCCCCATCCTGTACTCCATCTCCCGTGAAGGCAAAGCCTACCGTGAGCTGGAAAACCCCAAGGATGACTTCTCTGACCTGTTTGATATGGTGCTTGAGCATTGCCCTGCACCTGCAGTGGACATTGCTGCGCCCTTCCAGATGCTGGTCACCAACCTCGACTACAGCGAGTACCTGGGCCGCATCGTGATCGGCCGTGTCCAGCGTGGCAAGGTCAAAAAAGGTGAATTCGTCAACCTGATGCACAAAGACGGCACCATGACCAAGACCCGTGTTTCCCAGCCCTTCACCCACCTGGCCATGAAACGCCTGGAAGTGGATGAAGTCAGCGCAGGGGACATCGTGGCCCTGGCGGGAATCGAAGACGCCCAGATCGGTGAAACCGTTGCTGACCTGGCCGATCCCGAAGCCCTGCCCATCATCACTGTGGACGAGCCCACCGTGTCCATGGTGTTCCAGCCCAACACCAGTCCCTTTGCGGGCAAAGAAGGCAAATACGTCACCTCACGCCACCTGAATGACCGCCTCAAGAAGGAAGTCATGACCAACGTGAGTCTGAAAGTGGAAGAAATCCGCCCTGACGAGTTCAAGGTCTCTGGTCGTGGTGAGCTTCACCTCTCCATCCTGCTCGAAACCATGCGCCGCGAAGGCTACGAAGTGCAGGTGGGCGCACCCCAGGTCATCACCCGCGACATTGATGGCGTGATGTGTGAGCCTGTCGAGCACCTCGTGATTGATGTGCCTGACCAGTTCTCCAGCACCGTGATTGGAGTGCTCTCCAGCCGCAAAGGCCAGATGGTGAACATGGAACCCCAGGGCAGCCGTGTGCGTGTGGAATTCAAGATTCCTTCCCGGGCCCTGTTCGGCTTCCGCACCCAGTTCCTGTCCATGACCCAGGGCGAAGGCATCATGAGCCACATCTTCGATGGTTACTTCCCCTGGGCAGGCGAACTCAAAACCCGCCAGAACGGTTCTCTGGTCAGCATGGAAAACGGCCCCAGCTTTGCCTACTCCATCTTCAAACTGCAGGACCGTGGCACCTTCTTCCTCGATGCAGGCACCGAAGTCTACATTGGCATGATCGTGGGCGAGAACGCCCGCGAAGGGGACATGAACGTCAACATCTGCAAAAACAAGAAGTTGACCAACGTTCGCAGTGCTGGCAACGATGAAGCCCTCACCCTGATTCCCCCCAAGCGCCTGACCCTGGAAGACGCTCTGGAGTACATCGGAGAAGACGAGTTGGTGGAAATCACCCCCCAGAACATTCGTCTGCGCAAGAAGATTCTCAATCCCAGCATGCGCAAGTAA
- a CDS encoding gamma-glutamyltransferase family protein: MLNPYSPFRQPVYASQGMVATSQPLAAQAGLHLLREGGNAIDAALAVAAALTVLEPTSNGIGGDAFALVWTEGKLHGLNGSGRAPRLLSRDALQGMGIAEIPAKGWVPVTVPGAPRAWADLHQRFGRLPFHQVLAPAIHYARTGYPLSPVLAHNWERASWVYSRQMDEEFKHWSSTFQPGGFVPRAGQIWQSEAHARTLEAIAHSHSEDFYSGDLAKKIDHFAKDTGGFLRLEDLALHQSQWVDPISVEYQGHEVWEIPPNGQGLVALEALNILKGFDLPKKREDPEGLHLQIEALKLAFADAFQHLGDMEHVQVPVQRLLSEEHAAERRNLISNTARMPEPAQPASHGTVYLCTADSEGNMVSFIQSNYMGFGSGVVVPNTGIALHNRGHNFNLIAGHPNELKPRKRPYHTIIPGFLTRDGEPLGPFGVMGGFMQPQGHLQMVLNTIAYHMNPQVALDAPRWQWTSGLNVQLEAHMPRHVAQALQDMGHQVTLVPDPSAFGRGQIIWRDPKNGVLVGGSDGRTDGQVAGY; encoded by the coding sequence ATGCTGAACCCTTACTCGCCTTTCAGACAGCCTGTTTACGCCTCACAGGGGATGGTGGCGACCTCACAACCCCTGGCAGCCCAGGCGGGTCTTCACCTTCTCCGGGAGGGGGGAAATGCCATTGATGCTGCCCTGGCCGTGGCCGCAGCCCTGACAGTGCTGGAGCCCACCAGCAATGGCATCGGTGGGGACGCTTTTGCCCTGGTCTGGACGGAAGGAAAATTGCATGGCCTGAACGGATCTGGCCGTGCCCCCAGACTGCTGTCCAGAGACGCTTTGCAGGGCATGGGCATTGCTGAAATTCCAGCAAAAGGCTGGGTGCCTGTCACTGTTCCAGGCGCACCCAGAGCATGGGCAGACCTGCATCAGCGGTTTGGGCGTTTGCCGTTTCATCAGGTGCTGGCCCCTGCCATCCATTACGCCAGAACTGGATACCCCCTCAGCCCCGTGCTGGCCCACAACTGGGAAAGGGCCAGCTGGGTTTATTCCAGACAGATGGATGAAGAATTCAAGCACTGGAGCAGCACTTTTCAGCCCGGTGGTTTTGTGCCCAGAGCAGGTCAAATCTGGCAGAGCGAGGCCCATGCCCGCACCCTGGAAGCCATTGCCCACAGCCACAGCGAAGATTTTTACTCTGGAGACCTGGCCAAAAAGATCGACCATTTTGCCAAGGACACCGGAGGTTTTTTGCGTCTGGAAGACCTCGCTTTGCACCAGAGCCAGTGGGTGGATCCCATCTCGGTGGAATACCAGGGGCACGAAGTCTGGGAGATCCCACCCAATGGTCAGGGTCTGGTGGCCCTGGAAGCCCTGAACATCCTGAAAGGCTTTGACCTGCCAAAGAAGCGCGAGGATCCCGAGGGACTGCACCTGCAAATCGAGGCCCTGAAACTGGCTTTTGCAGATGCCTTCCAGCACCTGGGAGACATGGAGCATGTGCAGGTTCCGGTTCAGAGGCTGCTCTCTGAGGAACACGCTGCAGAACGCAGAAACCTGATTTCCAATACTGCTCGTATGCCAGAACCTGCCCAGCCCGCTTCCCATGGCACGGTTTACCTGTGCACAGCAGACAGCGAGGGGAACATGGTGTCTTTCATTCAGAGCAACTACATGGGGTTTGGCAGTGGTGTGGTGGTGCCCAACACTGGCATTGCCCTGCACAACCGCGGACACAATTTCAACCTGATTGCAGGACATCCCAACGAACTGAAACCGCGCAAACGGCCTTACCACACCATCATTCCAGGCTTTCTGACCCGCGACGGTGAGCCACTGGGTCCTTTTGGGGTGATGGGAGGTTTCATGCAACCCCAGGGACACCTGCAAATGGTGCTGAACACCATTGCTTACCACATGAATCCGCAGGTTGCTCTGGATGCTCCCCGCTGGCAGTGGACCAGTGGCCTGAATGTTCAGCTGGAAGCCCACATGCCCAGACACGTGGCCCAGGCTTTGCAGGACATGGGGCATCAGGTGACCCTGGTTCCAGATCCTTCCGCATTTGGCAGAGGACAGATCATCTGGCGGGACCCCAAAAATGGCGTTCTGGTGGGCGGCAGCGATGGACGCACCGACGGTCAGGTGGCAGGA
- a CDS encoding SDR family oxidoreductase produces the protein MQPTILITGATGGIGLEVARTLKHAHLVLLGRNPQKLEALQEEFPEAHIQALPLTDEVAVTALMKGLPRVDAVVHCAGEVVLSSIAESNLEDWESMFQSNVLTALALTRAALPKLREARGKVVFVNSGAGLRANAQWGGYAASKFALKALADALRLEEPRVSVTTVYPGRTATDMQKQVRSMEHAVYDPEKYVRASDVAAAIKMVLDMQHPSVLEELSIRPASS, from the coding sequence ATGCAACCCACCATCCTGATCACTGGAGCCACTGGCGGCATCGGTCTGGAAGTCGCCCGCACCCTCAAGCATGCCCATCTGGTGCTGCTGGGCAGAAATCCACAGAAACTGGAAGCCCTGCAAGAGGAATTTCCAGAAGCCCACATCCAGGCCTTGCCCCTCACGGATGAAGTTGCTGTCACTGCCCTGATGAAAGGGCTCCCGCGAGTTGATGCTGTGGTGCATTGTGCTGGAGAGGTGGTGCTGTCCAGCATTGCAGAGAGCAACCTGGAAGACTGGGAGAGCATGTTTCAGAGCAATGTGTTGACCGCCCTGGCCCTCACCCGTGCGGCCTTGCCAAAATTGCGTGAAGCCAGAGGCAAAGTGGTTTTTGTGAACTCCGGGGCAGGTTTAAGGGCCAATGCCCAGTGGGGAGGTTACGCTGCCAGCAAGTTTGCCCTCAAAGCCCTGGCAGATGCCCTCAGGCTGGAAGAACCCCGGGTTTCGGTGACCACGGTTTATCCGGGCAGAACCGCCACAGACATGCAAAAACAGGTGCGCAGCATGGAGCATGCTGTTTATGATCCGGAGAAATATGTGCGTGCCTCAGATGTGGCAGCGGCCATCAAAATGGTGCTGGACATGCAGCATCCCAGTGTGCTGGAAGAACTCTCCATCCGCCCGGCCAGCTCCTGA